One part of the Bacillus sp. FJAT-27916 genome encodes these proteins:
- a CDS encoding ketopantoate reductase family protein → MAIKKVSIIGLGALGVLFGHHLSKRMRSEDLRIVADQNRITRYEKEKVYSNGELCEFHYVTPEEECGPADLVIFAVKFNGLEEAIQSMKKHVGEDTIIISLLNGITSESIIGEAYGMDKVLYCVAQGMDAVKVGNKLTYDNMGMLCFGSKEPGVISSKAEELAEFLEQMDVAYEIETEMMKRQWGKFMLNVGVNQTVAVYQTNYGGIQREGEARDTMIAAMREVIALSQKEGIDLAEEDLYYWLNILGTLGPNGKPSMAQDAEARRPSEVELFAGTVIAFGRQHQIPTPVNEELYERIKGMEKQYV, encoded by the coding sequence ATGGCTATTAAAAAGGTGTCAATCATTGGACTGGGAGCATTAGGGGTTTTATTTGGTCATCATTTATCAAAAAGAATGAGATCAGAGGATTTAAGAATTGTCGCTGATCAGAATCGCATTACGCGGTACGAGAAGGAGAAGGTTTATAGTAATGGGGAGCTTTGTGAATTTCATTACGTGACACCAGAGGAAGAGTGCGGACCAGCAGATCTAGTGATTTTTGCCGTTAAGTTCAATGGGCTGGAAGAAGCAATTCAATCGATGAAAAAGCATGTCGGTGAGGATACAATCATCATCTCATTGCTGAATGGGATTACAAGTGAGTCGATTATTGGCGAAGCATATGGAATGGATAAAGTGCTCTACTGTGTGGCACAAGGGATGGATGCTGTGAAGGTTGGAAATAAGCTGACCTATGACAATATGGGCATGCTCTGCTTTGGCTCGAAGGAACCTGGTGTTATCTCATCTAAAGCGGAGGAACTTGCTGAATTTTTGGAGCAAATGGATGTGGCTTATGAAATAGAGACAGAGATGATGAAAAGACAATGGGGGAAATTCATGCTCAATGTCGGTGTCAACCAAACGGTGGCGGTCTATCAGACGAATTATGGCGGTATCCAACGAGAGGGAGAAGCGAGAGACACGATGATTGCTGCGATGAGAGAGGTCATTGCCTTATCACAGAAGGAAGGCATTGATTTGGCAGAGGAGGACCTTTACTATTGGTTGAACATACTCGGGACATTAGGGCCGAATGGAAAGCCATCAATGGCTCAGGATGCAGAGGCACGTCGGCCTAGCGAGGTAGAATTATTTGCTGGAACTGTCATTGCATTCGGCCGGCAACATCAAATTCCGACACCTGTGAACGAGGAGCTGTATGAGCGAATCAAGGGGATGGAGAAGCAGTATGTATAA
- a CDS encoding helix-turn-helix transcriptional regulator codes for MHPITQVSNGRVNMGPRTLYGVLSRMQKDSLITLAQDDGRRKAYQITFKGE; via the coding sequence ATGCATCCTATTACACAGGTTTCAAACGGCAGAGTAAATATGGGACCTAGGACACTTTATGGAGTACTATCAAGGATGCAAAAGGACAGTCTTATTACACTTGCTCAAGATGATGGCAGAAGGAAAGCATACCAGATTACCTTCAAAGGAGAATAA
- a CDS encoding DegV family protein: MNQNQPRIAWITDTTCTLSKEYVEKHELNIIPLQVVIDGVSYKETIDITDAQFYERMATESVSFQSSQPSLGEFVELYEKLKEEYDCGIAFHCSSKLSGTFSTSMMAAEQVGFKLYAIDTRTGSYPHAYLLMKGIEMFNQGYGPDEIYLKIEEMKTNTRLFLIPANLNQLHKSGRVSGSQRLIANLLSIKPILSVEYEGAKIRDKVRTEKRAINYILDLLREDMKTSKISKITVIHAGDEANARKLENYIKEQEEFSSIPTDRMILVPVAGVHTGVGTIGASWICE; this comes from the coding sequence ATGAATCAAAATCAGCCGAGAATCGCTTGGATTACAGACACAACGTGTACCTTGAGTAAGGAGTATGTTGAGAAACATGAATTAAATATTATTCCGTTGCAAGTGGTTATTGATGGGGTTTCTTATAAAGAAACGATTGATATTACGGATGCGCAATTCTATGAACGAATGGCGACGGAGTCTGTCAGCTTTCAATCATCCCAGCCATCGTTAGGGGAGTTTGTTGAACTATATGAGAAGCTGAAGGAAGAGTATGATTGTGGAATAGCATTCCATTGTTCTAGTAAACTTTCTGGTACGTTTTCCACATCGATGATGGCGGCAGAGCAGGTTGGTTTTAAGCTGTATGCGATTGATACTCGGACTGGATCTTATCCCCATGCGTATTTGCTAATGAAAGGCATTGAGATGTTTAATCAGGGATATGGCCCTGATGAAATCTATCTGAAAATCGAGGAAATGAAAACGAATACACGTCTATTTCTCATTCCAGCTAATCTTAATCAGCTCCACAAAAGCGGACGAGTATCCGGTAGTCAGCGTCTGATAGCGAATCTGCTTAGTATAAAGCCGATTTTATCTGTCGAATATGAGGGTGCAAAGATTAGAGATAAAGTGAGAACGGAAAAGAGGGCTATTAATTATATTTTAGATTTACTGCGAGAAGATATGAAAACCTCTAAGATTAGCAAAATCACAGTGATACATGCTGGTGATGAGGCTAATGCTCGTAAGCTTGAAAACTATATTAAAGAGCAGGAGGAATTCAGTTCCATTCCGACAGACCGAATGATTTTAGTGCCTGTGGCAGGCGTTCATACGGGAGTAGGGACCATCGGAGCCTCCTGGATATGTGAATAA
- a CDS encoding TetR/AcrR family transcriptional regulator: protein MEDRRIKYTKKVIRDKFIELLEQKPMNKITVTELCLQCEINRATFYRYYDDVYDLMEKLKSQYVCELKEAISISKDDYTISGFTSEILEVILRNKELSRVLFSLKNGKDFLNDVLDIAHQKCVEKWNRYGKNVPQAQVGYLSTFITAGTIGILNEWIQNDFKESSSEIANMIEDISHYGIAKIIYGK, encoded by the coding sequence ATGGAAGATCGGCGGATAAAATATACTAAAAAAGTAATTAGAGATAAATTTATCGAATTGCTTGAACAAAAACCAATGAATAAGATAACAGTAACCGAGCTATGTTTACAATGTGAAATCAATCGGGCTACATTTTATCGATATTACGATGATGTATATGATTTGATGGAGAAGCTAAAAAGTCAGTATGTTTGTGAACTAAAGGAGGCCATCTCTATTTCAAAAGATGACTATACAATTTCTGGATTTACGAGTGAAATTCTCGAGGTGATTTTGAGGAATAAGGAACTGAGTAGAGTTCTCTTCAGCTTGAAGAACGGGAAAGATTTTTTAAATGATGTCTTGGATATTGCTCATCAGAAATGTGTAGAAAAGTGGAATCGTTATGGGAAAAATGTGCCCCAAGCACAGGTGGGGTATCTATCCACGTTTATTACTGCAGGGACAATAGGGATACTAAATGAATGGATTCAGAATGATTTTAAGGAATCATCTTCTGAGATTGCAAATATGATTGAAGATATCAGTCATTATGGGATTGCAAAAATTATTTATGGAAAGTAA
- a CDS encoding alpha/beta fold hydrolase, whose amino-acid sequence MIHYKIYSRQHKEWVVLVHGAGGSSSIWYKQIRAYRKHFNVLAVDLRGHGACMIKNSPTKYTLDLVSKDILDVLNSQGIEKAHFVGISLGTMLIRHLAETHPERFHSMLLAGAVIRITPRLHVFLGLANAFKRMVPFIWLYKMFAWVLMPRKTHQSSRHLFIQEAKKLKHREFLRWLTLTAGIAKYLVKINEKDTSIPSLYVMGDEDYVFLEPVKQLVKEQSSSQLVILKDSGHVCNVDQSEKFNEVSLQFLRAV is encoded by the coding sequence TTGATACATTACAAAATATACAGTCGACAACATAAAGAGTGGGTAGTTCTAGTACATGGAGCTGGCGGGAGTTCAAGTATTTGGTACAAGCAGATTCGTGCTTATCGCAAGCATTTTAATGTGTTGGCGGTGGATTTGAGAGGACACGGTGCTTGTATGATTAAGAATAGCCCGACAAAATATACACTTGATTTAGTTTCTAAAGATATTCTTGATGTGCTAAATTCTCAAGGAATTGAAAAGGCTCATTTTGTTGGAATATCATTAGGGACCATGCTTATTCGCCATTTGGCCGAAACTCATCCTGAGCGTTTCCATTCGATGCTGCTTGCAGGAGCGGTGATTCGAATTACACCGAGATTGCACGTTTTCCTCGGTCTGGCGAATGCATTTAAGAGGATGGTTCCGTTTATATGGTTATATAAAATGTTTGCATGGGTCTTAATGCCACGGAAAACACATCAATCATCGAGGCATCTTTTCATTCAAGAGGCTAAGAAACTCAAGCACAGAGAATTTTTGCGATGGTTAACTTTAACGGCAGGGATTGCAAAGTATTTAGTGAAGATTAATGAAAAGGATACAAGCATTCCGTCTCTATATGTCATGGGAGATGAGGATTATGTCTTTTTAGAGCCAGTCAAGCAGTTAGTGAAAGAACAATCCTCCAGTCAGCTGGTAATCCTCAAAGATAGTGGTCATGTATGTAATGTCGATCAATCTGAGAAATTTAATGAAGTATCGCTGCAATTTTTACGGGCAGTATAA
- a CDS encoding ABC transporter permease encodes MSKDNKNKNLRNRLIRLMSKEKWQSISIPLVAIIMSFIAAAIVILLIGKNPLQAFCNLFQGAGIMPKPSYAGYKSMLTDFMSLLNAMTPLLFASLAVAVAFRAGLFNIGVAGQMLVSGFFATIIVGYSGLDAMIAKPLVLLIGIVVGGLMGGLVGWLKYKFNINEVVSTIMLNYIAQYVISFFIQMYYIDPVSRQSQYISEAARLTLVNVEVGDLKMDIPLGFGLAIITAILIKYVMDKTVVGFDMKAVGSNRNAAKYSGINVGRNTVLAMVISGSLAGLAGVTYYLGYYASIQPKVLSDIGFDSIAVALLGNSHPIGVIFSSSLISIIDQGSTYMSSQAGIRQEISSVIVGLILLFSACGVYLKYKISCMSEKVEERKERKS; translated from the coding sequence ATGAGTAAAGATAATAAGAATAAAAACTTGCGTAATCGTCTTATTCGGCTAATGAGTAAGGAGAAATGGCAATCAATCTCCATTCCATTAGTCGCCATAATTATGAGTTTTATTGCTGCGGCTATTGTTATCCTTTTAATCGGCAAAAATCCTTTGCAGGCGTTCTGTAACCTATTCCAAGGGGCAGGAATCATGCCGAAGCCATCTTATGCTGGCTATAAAAGCATGCTGACTGATTTCATGAGTTTGTTGAATGCGATGACGCCGCTTTTATTTGCGAGCTTGGCAGTTGCAGTAGCATTTAGAGCGGGTCTATTTAACATTGGGGTTGCCGGCCAAATGCTCGTCTCTGGTTTTTTTGCGACGATTATTGTTGGCTACAGTGGTTTGGATGCGATGATTGCAAAGCCGCTTGTATTACTGATTGGTATCGTCGTCGGTGGACTAATGGGTGGATTAGTAGGCTGGTTAAAATATAAATTCAACATCAATGAAGTCGTATCGACGATTATGTTGAATTATATTGCTCAATATGTCATTAGCTTTTTTATCCAAATGTATTATATTGATCCGGTCTCAAGGCAATCTCAATATATTTCTGAAGCTGCAAGATTAACATTAGTGAATGTCGAAGTAGGGGACCTGAAAATGGATATCCCATTAGGCTTTGGTTTGGCTATCATTACCGCTATTTTAATCAAGTATGTCATGGACAAAACAGTGGTTGGTTTTGATATGAAAGCGGTAGGTTCCAACCGTAATGCTGCCAAATATTCGGGAATCAATGTGGGAAGAAATACAGTCTTAGCCATGGTTATTTCAGGTAGTTTGGCTGGACTTGCAGGTGTTACGTATTATTTAGGTTATTACGCTTCCATACAGCCAAAAGTATTATCAGACATCGGCTTTGATTCCATTGCTGTAGCTCTATTAGGAAATTCTCATCCAATTGGTGTTATTTTTTCTTCATCCCTAATATCAATCATTGATCAGGGTAGCACGTATATGAGTTCACAGGCAGGAATTAGACAAGAAATTTCTTCTGTGATCGTCGGACTGATTCTATTGTTTAGTGCATGTGGTGTATACCTGAAATATAAAATCAGCTGTATGAGTGAAAAAGTAGAGGAACGAAAGGAGCGTAAATCATAA
- a CDS encoding helix-turn-helix domain-containing protein codes for MDAIKIGQLILKLRKEKGMTQKELADRMHLSDRTISKWERGQGYPDISLLPELSSLLGVNIEDILDGDLAANDFVGGNMKKSNYQVCPTCHNIVLSTGNASISCCGRKLDPLVPKKATEEEKLKVSQVEDEWFISSDHPMKKDHYISFIAFATGDQVQIIKQYPEWTLQTRLPKRKHGTLLWYCTQHGLFYQFI; via the coding sequence ATGGATGCCATAAAAATTGGCCAGTTGATTTTGAAACTAAGGAAAGAAAAAGGGATGACGCAAAAGGAGTTGGCAGATCGGATGCACTTATCCGATCGCACCATTTCGAAATGGGAACGCGGTCAAGGCTATCCGGACATATCCTTATTGCCAGAGCTATCGTCTCTCCTTGGTGTAAATATAGAAGATATCCTAGATGGAGATCTTGCTGCGAATGATTTTGTAGGAGGAAATATGAAAAAATCGAATTATCAAGTCTGTCCAACCTGTCATAATATTGTTCTATCAACCGGAAATGCTTCGATATCCTGCTGCGGGAGAAAGCTGGATCCATTAGTACCGAAGAAAGCGACAGAAGAGGAAAAGCTGAAGGTTTCCCAGGTGGAGGATGAATGGTTTATTTCAAGTGATCACCCAATGAAAAAAGACCATTACATTTCCTTTATCGCTTTTGCAACAGGCGACCAGGTGCAGATTATAAAGCAATACCCAGAATGGACTTTGCAAACTCGTCTGCCTAAACGGAAACATGGAACATTACTTTGGTACTGCACTCAGCATGGATTGTTTTATCAATTCATTTAA
- a CDS encoding ABC transporter permease — protein MDTVIIDGLSFALPLFMMAIGGIYSEKSGITNLALEGFQGFGAFIGALSAILIANAFGTDIQDLFYVALLFAMVGGMVFAIIHAVLCIKFKANQVISGVVINILALALTTFLTTQINSLVFGTASDKFQLGVMERFTISGLADIPVIGAIFTNVYPFEVMIIVIAIFAWYLLYKTKFGIRLRACGENPHSVDAAGVDVTKIRFTAVLISGLLSGLGGMCFAYSISANFSSSIYMGYGFLAIAALIFGNWKIVPTLAACLLFGFAKSGGAFIAQSMALPSSYTDLFMILPYVVTLLLLIFFSKSNRAPKALGEIYDKGKR, from the coding sequence ATGGATACAGTAATTATTGATGGCTTATCCTTTGCTTTGCCTCTTTTTATGATGGCGATAGGCGGTATATACAGTGAAAAGAGCGGTATTACCAATTTAGCACTTGAAGGCTTTCAAGGGTTTGGGGCATTCATCGGAGCGCTATCAGCTATTTTGATCGCAAATGCGTTTGGTACAGATATTCAAGATTTATTTTATGTGGCATTACTATTTGCCATGGTCGGCGGGATGGTTTTTGCTATTATTCATGCTGTCCTTTGTATTAAGTTTAAGGCCAATCAAGTAATCAGCGGTGTCGTCATTAATATTTTGGCGTTGGCGCTGACTACGTTCTTGACGACACAAATCAATTCGCTTGTCTTTGGAACGGCTTCGGATAAGTTCCAGTTAGGTGTCATGGAGCGGTTTACCATTAGTGGTTTAGCCGATATACCAGTAATAGGTGCGATTTTTACGAATGTGTATCCGTTTGAAGTGATGATCATCGTGATTGCCATTTTTGCTTGGTATCTTTTATACAAAACAAAATTCGGCATACGCTTACGAGCGTGCGGGGAAAATCCTCATTCGGTGGATGCTGCAGGTGTAGATGTAACGAAAATCAGGTTTACAGCCGTTTTGATATCCGGTCTATTATCAGGTCTTGGCGGCATGTGTTTTGCCTACTCCATTTCAGCTAACTTTTCCTCTAGCATTTATATGGGGTATGGATTCTTAGCTATTGCCGCATTGATTTTCGGAAACTGGAAGATTGTCCCGACGCTAGCTGCTTGCCTTTTATTTGGATTTGCGAAATCCGGTGGTGCTTTTATTGCTCAGTCCATGGCATTGCCAAGCAGCTACACTGATCTATTCATGATCCTACCTTATGTAGTAACGTTATTGTTATTAATCTTTTTCTCTAAATCCAACCGTGCTCCGAAAGCATTAGGTGAGATTTATGATAAAGGGAAGAGGTAA
- a CDS encoding penicillin acylase family protein, translating into MDIASQPARKKRRWPKIIGFSVLGLVIILSVIFVAANMYAKRSLPQISGEIKLEGLKDKVTVVRDEEGVPHIKAKNDHDLYMAQGYITAQDRLFQMDLSRRQASGQLSEVIGESSVEQDKFFRTFGLRRAAEASYKGYSDEMKGYLQSYADGVNTFMKEAISDNKLPVEFTLLGYEPSEWTVIDTLTIVKYMAYDLGGHWEGQVFRSYLLSEFTEEEAMDLFPAYPKEAPTVIEEGAIDWEQSFASAHIPDEFNGSNNWVISGEKSESGSALLADDPHLGLMTPSIWYQSTLQSNEQNISGVTFAGIPGIIIGHNENIAWGITNVGPDVQDVYIEKINPDNPEQYLYNDEWIDAEIITETIKVKGQKAIDLEVMVTRHGPVISEFAHDNASDTALSLKWTALEATQDLEAIPLMNKASNWEEFDAAIEHFKAPSSNFVFAAKDGTIAYKASGNIPIRKKGESLVPVPGWNDEYEWEGYIPHNELPTLINPEEGFIATANNKIVDDSYPYHISNVWAQPYRQQRILEVLNSKETFTVEDMKALQMDIKNLQAEEFVPIFLEQLLNQKLSEKEKEAVNLLKKWDFEDDQAETAPLLFQTILLEISDVLFGEKIPDEMMDLFEGKNQVIDELIRRANEGEEGPWIDNNGGLSKVIHQALKQTIDTLSERYGDDMSKWQWGDEHKLQFSHPLSRMSPLQHIFNSRDAIPVGGSAVTVQAARRNDETGIVNHGASWRYVIDTSDFSKAYHIVGPGQSGHFKSEWYNNQFEDWVTGDYHVTTLNEPVSEDQTLSLSPN; encoded by the coding sequence ATGGATATAGCCAGCCAACCAGCGCGAAAAAAGCGAAGGTGGCCAAAGATTATCGGTTTTTCTGTTCTTGGACTTGTGATTATCCTTTCAGTCATTTTTGTCGCTGCAAATATGTATGCAAAGCGCTCATTGCCGCAAATTTCCGGAGAAATAAAGCTTGAAGGATTAAAAGATAAAGTAACGGTTGTACGTGATGAAGAAGGTGTTCCGCATATAAAAGCGAAAAATGACCATGATTTATACATGGCACAAGGTTATATAACGGCACAGGACCGTCTCTTCCAAATGGATTTAAGCAGACGGCAGGCCTCAGGGCAATTAAGCGAAGTAATCGGTGAAAGCTCAGTAGAACAGGATAAATTTTTTCGTACATTTGGCTTAAGGCGTGCTGCCGAAGCTTCTTATAAAGGGTATTCAGATGAAATGAAGGGGTACCTACAGAGCTACGCAGATGGCGTGAATACATTCATGAAAGAAGCCATTTCTGACAATAAGCTGCCAGTTGAGTTCACCTTATTAGGATATGAGCCTTCTGAATGGACAGTCATTGATACGTTAACAATCGTAAAGTACATGGCTTACGATTTAGGCGGACATTGGGAAGGCCAAGTCTTTCGCAGCTATCTATTAAGCGAATTTACCGAAGAAGAGGCAATGGATTTATTCCCTGCGTATCCAAAGGAAGCACCGACTGTCATTGAAGAAGGGGCTATTGATTGGGAACAAAGCTTTGCCAGCGCCCATATTCCCGATGAATTCAACGGCAGCAATAACTGGGTCATCAGTGGAGAGAAAAGTGAAAGCGGATCAGCCCTTTTGGCAGATGACCCGCATCTAGGATTAATGACGCCATCAATCTGGTATCAATCAACTTTACAGTCAAATGAACAAAACATAAGCGGTGTCACATTTGCGGGAATTCCAGGCATTATCATCGGACATAATGAAAATATTGCATGGGGAATTACAAATGTAGGGCCAGATGTGCAGGATGTGTATATAGAAAAAATAAATCCTGATAATCCGGAACAATATTTATATAATGATGAATGGATAGACGCAGAGATTATTACTGAGACCATAAAAGTAAAAGGCCAAAAAGCCATTGACCTTGAAGTAATGGTCACTCGCCATGGTCCTGTTATTTCAGAATTTGCGCATGATAACGCAAGCGATACCGCCCTTTCTTTGAAATGGACCGCCTTAGAGGCGACACAGGATTTAGAAGCCATTCCTTTGATGAATAAGGCAAGTAACTGGGAAGAATTCGATGCAGCAATCGAACACTTCAAAGCACCTTCATCAAACTTTGTATTTGCGGCAAAAGACGGAACAATCGCCTACAAAGCATCAGGGAATATCCCGATTCGAAAAAAGGGCGAAAGCTTAGTGCCCGTTCCAGGCTGGAATGATGAGTATGAGTGGGAAGGTTATATTCCACATAATGAATTGCCGACACTCATCAACCCTGAAGAAGGTTTTATTGCAACCGCAAATAATAAGATTGTAGACGATTCCTATCCATACCATATCTCGAATGTATGGGCGCAGCCCTACCGCCAGCAACGAATTCTCGAGGTTTTGAACTCGAAAGAAACATTTACGGTTGAGGATATGAAGGCTTTGCAAATGGATATTAAAAACCTGCAAGCCGAAGAATTTGTTCCAATTTTCCTTGAACAATTATTAAATCAGAAATTAAGTGAAAAAGAAAAAGAGGCCGTAAACCTCCTAAAGAAGTGGGATTTTGAAGATGATCAAGCAGAAACAGCTCCATTGCTCTTCCAGACCATACTGCTAGAGATCTCGGATGTTTTGTTTGGGGAGAAAATTCCAGATGAAATGATGGACCTCTTTGAAGGCAAAAATCAAGTCATTGACGAGCTCATTCGACGTGCCAATGAAGGTGAGGAAGGACCTTGGATTGACAATAACGGCGGTTTGTCCAAGGTCATCCATCAGGCACTGAAACAAACAATCGACACATTATCCGAACGTTATGGAGACGATATGAGCAAATGGCAATGGGGAGATGAGCATAAGCTGCAATTTTCGCACCCTTTATCAAGAATGAGCCCTCTGCAGCATATTTTCAATAGTAGGGATGCCATCCCGGTTGGCGGAAGTGCCGTGACCGTTCAAGCGGCTAGACGAAATGATGAAACCGGTATAGTGAATCACGGCGCTTCTTGGCGGTATGTCATTGACACAAGTGATTTTAGCAAAGCCTATCATATAGTTGGTCCAGGACAATCCGGACATTTCAAAAGCGAATGGTATAATAACCAATTTGAAGATTGGGTGACAGGAGACTATCATGTAACTACTCTCAATGAACCAGTCAGTGAAGATCAGACATTAAGCTTGTCACCTAATTAA
- a CDS encoding DegV family protein, translated as MKNISIITDGSCDIPVEVIDKYDIKLIPLHFHFEDNIEYGSERMMDSEEFYRRLANGEIAKTSASSPSSAMDLLKAELDKGNDVICVALSSSLSCTFNNIRLACLELLDSYPDQRITVIDSLTASMAMGMMVIKACMMRDEKYSYDQIVDYLNETKHSYHVEFYVNDLHYLARGGRLNPAIAKIGGIIGIKPILSVTDNGTIESVCKARKTSGAIKQLKDRFLTSSTEKEMICILHSNNLDRALTLKADLELDQHFSQVFFTEIGPSIGSHTGPGCLGLAYLKN; from the coding sequence ATGAAGAACATTTCAATTATCACGGATGGAAGTTGCGATATCCCTGTTGAGGTTATCGATAAATATGATATTAAACTAATCCCTCTTCATTTTCATTTTGAGGATAACATAGAGTATGGCTCAGAACGTATGATGGATAGCGAGGAGTTTTATAGAAGATTAGCGAATGGAGAGATTGCTAAAACAAGCGCCAGTTCTCCTTCATCTGCCATGGATTTACTGAAAGCTGAGCTGGATAAAGGAAATGATGTCATTTGTGTGGCCCTTTCCAGTTCATTAAGCTGTACTTTTAATAATATAAGATTGGCATGCCTTGAATTGCTAGATTCCTATCCGGATCAACGGATTACCGTGATAGATTCCTTAACCGCTTCTATGGCTATGGGAATGATGGTGATCAAGGCTTGTATGATGAGAGATGAGAAGTATTCCTACGACCAGATTGTTGATTATCTGAATGAAACTAAGCATTCCTACCACGTTGAATTTTATGTGAATGATTTGCATTATCTAGCAAGAGGCGGCAGACTTAACCCGGCTATCGCCAAAATAGGCGGTATCATCGGTATTAAGCCAATCCTGTCTGTTACAGACAATGGAACCATTGAATCTGTCTGCAAAGCCAGAAAAACCTCTGGTGCTATCAAGCAATTAAAAGATAGATTTCTGACCTCCTCAACAGAAAAGGAAATGATTTGTATTTTGCATTCCAATAATCTTGATAGAGCCTTAACCTTAAAAGCAGACCTCGAATTGGACCAGCATTTCTCACAAGTATTCTTCACGGAGATTGGCCCATCCATTGGCAGTCATACTGGCCCAGGATGCTTAGGACTTGCTTATCTAAAAAATTGA
- a CDS encoding thioredoxin family protein: MKEMKELTSLNMIEDFVQENPMSFLYVSRQECSVCHAVLPRVRELLDHFPDIRLGHIDTNAVPEVAAAYSIFTVPVLLYFIEGQEVLRKARFIHFEELAEQIEKIYGLNQ; this comes from the coding sequence ATGAAGGAAATGAAAGAATTAACATCTCTGAACATGATAGAGGATTTTGTTCAAGAAAATCCGATGAGTTTCTTATATGTGTCAAGGCAGGAGTGCAGTGTCTGTCACGCTGTTTTGCCAAGGGTGAGAGAATTGCTTGATCATTTTCCAGATATTCGTTTAGGGCATATTGATACAAATGCTGTGCCAGAGGTAGCAGCTGCCTATTCCATTTTCACAGTACCAGTGCTTCTGTACTTTATTGAAGGGCAAGAGGTATTGCGGAAAGCGAGATTTATACATTTCGAGGAATTAGCAGAGCAGATAGAAAAAATATATGGTTTGAATCAATAA